In Ornithodoros turicata isolate Travis chromosome 1, ASM3712646v1, whole genome shotgun sequence, the DNA window CGTTTCACAGATGGATTTCTGGATGCCACCGTCCCACTAATGGGTCCTCCAACACTTACCTTCTTTGCTGGTGACTCGTACGACGGCGTAAGTGTTCAGCACAATCAACTCCACAGAAATATTCTGCATCTTCCCGTCCTTTCCGGGAGCTCTGTAAGACCCGTTGTAGCTGACGCTGACACCGTCTAATGTCAGCTCGCACTCCAGAGTGACTCTCTCAGCTAGCAGCCTTGGACGTGTGCACTGTCCATGTCGGCGAACCTTGGAGGCCAACCCGATAAGTCGTCCACCAGAGAATTCAACTGTGGTTCTGTCGGTGGGGACGTAATAGTCAACAACGTCAAAACGAATATCGGCAAGCGGGAGAGGATCTTGCGAGGCGTTTCTCACAAGGTCAGGAAGGAAAGCCTCCAGAACGATGTCTAGAAACAAGTTGGAGTCTTCGGTACTGCCGGCAGCTACTCCTAATAACCGAAATACATTATGTTAACCCTTGCAACACAACAAAACCATTTTTTTACATAATTCGAAGCATTTATTGGCTGACGCACCAAAAGAAGTTAACAAGCATCAGgacaaacgcaaaaaaaaagttatacGCAGCGGAATCACTAGCGCAAGCAAGTAATAGACGCCGCATCATATATAATATTGCGTCCAGTCGTCTATCATCCACGAgccgtcctcattctcctcttcgtggtatcgacgcggacgcctaccgcatgcaccgctctgGGTCTCCGGATgagagtgatgtggcggcccgtggacgacgacgacgctcctctgctgccgcgcgctattgcgcctggcagccagttctacctgcaccgtcctagtgtgaggccacgcacatctgggACATTCTgtcaccgccggtcaggacttaGGCAGAGGAACATCACCTTCTCTACATTTGGTAACATTTGGTGCGAAAAGGAGGTACATGTACGCTTAAGAGGctataccagtcggggagcaactccgattcacgattttcccgattctagatggcgccacgctcgtccttatcacgccgttcgccgcCGACTCACGAAacaatccccattgtgcatggttgacctcgcgagtttcaggcggcccgcgccctctgcgctgtttgccgagtggtaaagtgtcgaGTGGTGCCACAAAAGTGCCACAAAAGGTTCgtagttcgattcgagacattcacgtctttttgcttgtctcctattgctacatgagtactttttttgttcttatatattcatgctgcaattattgttttcacaagtcactaccgcctgtactgactgattatggaatttttagttgctcttcgtattgttttactagtgcatacttactgtatgccgacgtacaagtgtgatcggatagtacggatgccggtatctcggaggctctcaattggatctaccagcggctgtaaattaggctatagaccactttctgtttacaaacatgttgCGTCCCGAGaaaaccggttcgaggttatattttgctctggttggcaagaagcgggaaaaacgcgtctgctgataggccgaaaaggctgataaggttgatagatgcccaccagcatgctttgcgcggcggcgaaacgtaatcgatgacgtaggagtGCAAGTGgtctataaacattgcctacacacagcgcttacaatgccagtctggaaaatctgctcgaaacggttttcctttttttttctgcactcgcttacataataataataataaataataataataataattttactcaagaaagcaaactacaaatataataaaacaggcccgtctaagcggaaaagcttgtggcactgggcctgaagcagtcagcggcatacagtttggcagtacatgaacatataaaggtactacatcccatgataaagttgccgtagcgtttttttttagtttgtacttcgattccaaagaaaaactgtcagaggggagctcattaaagatacgaggtaaatagcattgcctgcgacaaagtccatattttgtgcGTGAGAAATCCAGaacagggcagcattcgctaaccggggtcctatatgaggggtcccaaaaatgtttttacaacatgcaatttaccttgataataactctattattcatgcaaaactgacattttgatatgtatattgcTGGTAAGTAGGCATTATCAAacatctgaattcatttacaaggcgtttgtgcaaaagacttttcaaaatttccgtcgtagaacagacttcttattattacccgaaaacttcagtaacatatttgaaaggtctcatttcctccatgttctcctttctttttctttcactttatacccgctcagaaaaatgatgtcagtcgacaaccccagtgacaggggacccCCTGTCTTCTGGTGTACGAGTTCGCAAAACCGAAcgaaggaggtgaagggcgataaaggcttgggGTCGACCGTGGGGTCGACACAACCAAAAAAAGATAGGGGAAGGTCGAGCGGTAAGGCCTTGCAgtgggagtcgcgatattcccaacacagtatttttttttttttcctgaacgccaagaggaacgattcgacaaaaaataaaaggacacattgtagaaaaataactatggtcacctgacaacataacaggttcttgtttgagtgtggcaaaaaagtacagttcggcctccttattatgtgggacaggataatatatgccttcttttctttttcaagaataatttctgaagcgtaaatttttactccagatttcgttgtgttggatgctgagtctcagttaattcaatctaaacttgaaaacgtgaaattcattcgtggaaaagctgaagaacgggACACAATAAGacccaaatttatgcgtattttaggaaaggGAAATTTTCTATTTCCAAAGTGCTGTCCGTTGACAATACAAAAAAGCTATCTGCTGTACACCTAACATTTTATTAATATTCGCGTTGC includes these proteins:
- the LOC135378718 gene encoding uncharacterized protein LOC135378718 isoform X1, which gives rise to MRFRLEGIRTASGRKGFMDSIRVVIAALLLTGVAAGSTEDSNLFLDIVLEAFLPDLVRNASQDPLPLADIRFDVVDYYVPTDRTTVEFSGGRLIGLASKVRRHGQCTRPRLLAERVTLECELTLDGVSVSYNGSYRAPGKDGKMQNISVELIVLNTYAVVRVTSKEDGTPVLNNFRIPKMNLKLKDTGFDFAQSDNVRQTLRRSVQSKLSSVLFRKFRKTLEEALQSVLVPIA